Genomic window (Culex pipiens pallens isolate TS chromosome 3, TS_CPP_V2, whole genome shotgun sequence):
aaaaaaactgaaataaggTCGTCCACCCGTAATCTGATCACATCGTTTAAACCATATTAATCGCACTAAACGTGTTCCACCCCATTCGAGGGTTAATTTAATAACACCAACTTAAGCCTCTTTCCTCCTCACCTCTCCTGCCCATCCCAGAAACCCGCTCTGACATAATAAAGGcaatcaaattgaaattcatGCTCGCACTGGCTCGCTTGCAATAAGGCGCCCGCCGTGGCCACGATGACCAAAAATGGGCATCCCCCAAGGTCACGGGTCTGCGGTGGAGCTCCGTGACTTCAGGCTGGAGCACGTCTGACGACGTCGACACGATGGTACGGAGGGAGGACTTTAAATTTACTATACTTCCACTATACTGACTGACTTTATCGCTGAGTGTCGTTTTGTGTTTGGTTTTGCTCTGGCCAACCTGCCGGTTGGCGCACGGGGGAAGGGGTTGAAGATCTGCCTGAGCTAGTATCTCGCAGAACTACTGCATCAGAGTTGCGACGTCTCAATCCGTGCTCGGTCACTCGGTTGAACTAGTTGTGGGATCTTGAGTTTTGGGTGGTTAGTCTGAGTTTATCCGGAACTGTCAGATGTGTTACTCGTCTCAATTGGTACGAAAATTACGATCCTAGGTCCTACTTCAAGGATAACCACTTTTCTCTTGGAGATTGAAGCGTCGGAAACCTTCAGGGTGATCCTTCCAGCCAAAAATGACCCAAGTCGCTAATCAAACTCTTTTCTCTCACCTTTCCACAGGTCACGTGCGGTTAAACGCGGTTCTTCTCTCGCGTAAAAAAGTGTGTAGTGTCAAGTGTGTCCCGGTTTTCCGCGgtttttcctctctctctctcgtttagTGTAGTGAAGTGAGCTCACACAAATCCACCGAAAATGGATGCCATTAAGAAGAAGATGCAGGCGATGAAGCTGGAGAAGGACAACGCGTTGGACCGCGCCCTTCTCTGCGAGCAGCAGGCCCGCGACGCGAACCTGCGCGCGGAAAAGGCCGAAGAAGAGGCCCGCCAGCTGCAGAAGAAGATCCAGGCCATTGAGAATGACCTCGATCAGACGCAGGAGGCGCTGATGGCGGTCAACGCCAAGCTGGAGGAGAAGGAGAAGGCTCTCCAGAACGTAAGTACCGGGAAGTTCATAGCTGTAATCATTTATATGAGGGAGGAAACGAGCTGAACACAATCACAAAAAATGAGAAGATATGAAGAAGGAGAAAATCATCAATTCACTTTTATATCAAATTCATATCAAGATTGTTAAAATTATCAATCTCGGTCgaccttaattttttaaagaaataaattaaaatcttgattcagaattaGGGATtgaataattgataaaaaatctttttcgctgGTGAACTTTCTTcgcccgcgaaagagagaggcgAATtatgcaaaagaaaatcgctcccaaacTTTTCGATAGAAATCAAAcagttaaagttttttttgcaaatctcaTTGTGAGgaaggaaatttaaatttttgatagcgAATATTATGATATCAACTCGAATATTTCAAAACTACAAGGACATTGGTCATTATAATAATAGAGATGATTGAGATTTATCAATATAATATAATCAATAATAATAGAGATTATGAGATTTATCATACGAAAGTTCAACTTGAAAAAACCTAGCTgatctgattttttatttgattctgCAAGCTGAACTCtatttttcattgtattttaAGTGATGACAAGGTTGAATTTTTTATGATGACCACTAGGTCAGGGAATGTCCATAAACgacgtaatttttaaaatgccccACCTTCCTGGAgaagctgggcacgctagtgataATGACAATGATACTTAAATCACGAATAAAAATGGTATAAGCTTaactaattttcatttatttctatgctgttttgttatttataaaactgataaaaaagttcaaaatttttaacgaCAGCCCTCTATTCATAGCAATATTTTCGGAttggattttatttgaaaagggtttttttttgtatttttttgcaaaaaaggtAACTAATCATTGATGAAAGCAAAATGCGGAATTTctgtaagggaccatccataaaccacgtgaatacctttttggaaatttcaaaccaacaattgtttatacaaaaaaatgtttgcatggAGCGTTACCAATCGCCATTTAGATGACATTTTGTCAAATATTTCCAAATAAACCATTGGTTTTTTCCATACCAATTTGGGGACTGTTCATACAAAAGTGCCAACTTCTGAGCTATGGGGTAATTGTAAAGACTTTCCTcagcttttaaattttatttttagtgaTTGGCAAAAAtgtacactatttaaaaaattctggaaatttttacttgaaaatgcttttaattcgtaaacggtgcaatttatcaaaaaatacaaaagaactAGTTGGTCAaatgtagagtttttttttaaatgtcctataagctattgtgtttcatatctagagttttttttaattggtcctataaacatatggaaaacaaaaaaaaactctaggtaTGTTTATATATATGTTtatgtgttcaaaaaaaaaatcacatctaaaaatgaattttaaggtGGTCCTGgatattttttaacatctttcaaaaatcattatttaaaaaaaatcatcatcaccaactaaaacataccaaatataaaaaatcaaagagggtaaagtttatcaaaatcaattatttttaataaaaagtcaatttaaaaaggggtaattttttttcagtgtgtttttttccaaagacaccaaatcggttAGAAATTCCTACAGCCTTCCTTTTCTATGGATAGCCCCCATTGTATGGAGAAATTAATAATGAAGAATGGCTTATTTGaaactgggtgatgaatagagagaaagcgtaacgtgattttcgaatgatcccactttgtttgcatctacaaagtaggaggctgttcaagcacaagcatgactttctTAATGGTAAAgaaagctgttttataatcaggggtatgtgttttattttgtctggtttttgtcattttttgctggaaaattgtgtgtgttttcaagtttcgatcggttttaaaaagttttttcttttttacgggtgacgaaaaACTGCGGCGAGaatgtcattctgcgatgtcgtgGATAAATTCCCTAGCTAATTtcggaatcctgcagctcttcctgatcCAGCGAAAAAACTTCGATAATTTAAGCGAAGCTgctccaacaaacagagaagattttcattAAACcgaattcaaacggaatcaaacaataaagacagcttctggatggatacaaccgcatccactccataaacaacttccattcattattttaaaaaaatgacgatctcgccttcatcttacttaagatttcttgatttCAACTCCAgatcctcaaaagccacacatttttcattcttgcaaaaaaaaaacaatgtttaatgatcgataacaatactctctacttttaccgaacagtaaattggttccactttgacagttcaaaatttgcGTTTTGCGATCCACTATTCAGCACCAAGATTTGAACTTACGCAAATAATGTACacagtttcattcaaataaaaaaaaaacaaaaaagattttttccggCATTGTAGAGAGAactcaaagattaaaaaaagccaaaaccaatatatttttcaattaaaaaaggtGTCCATCCATAAAACGATTGTTTTAACactatatgacccaaaaatcaaaatattctaaagtagcctataattttcgtatggtcctcaggatcattttcccatcattaactaatttttttttttgtaaattctggCCTTAAAGGGTTAAAGCTAAGATAGTTCTCCAAATGTATAACATGGATTCCTCTTTAATTCTAAACATCTTCTTAAAAACTgtattttcagaatttaaagataaaaactAGTATTTCAAACGGGTTTAAAACGTGTGATTGAGTTTTTTAGAGTACTACTGAGattgagtaccgtaaaacggggtgactttgatagccggggtgactttgataggtttgcgatttttccgcaaaatgaagagtacaattaaaatacgtaaggaatggtttagaaacatactgaccgtggtagagaagtgttcaaagtacctcaaaaagaacttttcataaaattttgacaagtttaaaaagttagttaactacagttaagaaaatgttgatgaaagtcattattttaaacttctcaaagtgtcatgattttctcaatgaacatgatttttaatcggaaaacggaatgcattttcggattctttggacaattttccactaggagaaggttaaaaaagtttgtaaataataaataatatgtgtttttgaaacacaatttaaaaaaaatctccaaatttataggtaatttcagttgaacaaatttcatgtaaaatgtgaaaacttgtgattcgtgctcaGAATTCAgtatataaatcgataattttaaaaacaaaactagttttaacaaatttcaggcaaaattccgactttttaacatttttacctaaaatttatatgtattttgctaaaaagcttattaactaagtaaactaaatataaacattgatattttttcctaaaaactatAGCAGCTActtaagtgatggtacatttagcgtacaaataaagtttgaacatcttaaatatgatttaaacaagaaaaactatgactatcaaagtcatcccggaaataaaactaagaatttttaacgtaactattgttctaaacatttttgaaaaacctttttttccgaaatagtgcatggacttcgtgtggcctaccccagtacatgttttaaaaataataatcttgagaaaaatcttacctgatggaaaatattataaaaacaaattgaaatcctatcaaagtcaccccggtttacggtacttctaatttttaatcaaaacccATGTATTTTGATAATATTAAAGGAATTAATACAAGTTCAATTATTAGTTAATAACAATAGTTAGTTGTTTTGTAAAACACACCATAGGGGGGGTGGGGGCGTTTGCGATTGTCCACGTTCCATAcacaaaagattttatttgtatggaaattgtccaagatgggggggaagggggttgagatttccaaaaaagcgTCCACGTGGTATGTTTATTGTCCCTTAATAAAAATCTCTTTACCATCAGTGGGTACAGACTATGGGGAAGAAAAcaatacacctctcgtaatttctgaataacaaaaaatatttaaattatattgAATTCTTAACATAGGATAGTTTTTATACAGTGCaccaaaattttcccaaagtATGGTGGAATTTAATGAGCTGTAACTTAAATTCCACTCGTTTGAATGTTGACTCATTCTTATACCTtggagggggtgacattgggtcaaatgaaactaaaatgatgctcaaatacaaagataggGTCAACACAAAACATTCAACACTGTTatttgttcgagggaatcgtatcaACATGTGACAATGatggaaattgaaatttttaaacatttaggtacttttcgagcaatttgaaaaaaaaaatatattaaaaggttgatttttttaggggtcatttttggccaaaaacgtagacagctgccaaattgacaggatttgttctactaacaagattttttcagcaaagttttcTCAAAATGTCTCTTTGAACAGATTTAAGTTTCATTTAAAAGAACCTGAGTTATTGAAAAATCCGTAAAAACCCCCTTTGATCCAaccccccactgacggtataaaaaatcttttcaaaataaagttcaaaaatataatttgtttttaattcatttttttattgcttatGAAACAAAATCGTTAGAATTACGTTTCAAGAAATCTGATGGCATCCCTCTGACACTTCGTCTGCAAAAAAGGTGCGTGAACCGGCGTGAACGCATTGGAATTTCCCATTTTCTCACGACTCACGAACCGCACacgcaaattcaaatttagcGATGACAGCATCtccctcgattttttttcttatgacaAAGTATTCACAAGCTTGCATGTTTTTGACCACCAGTCGTGTTTTTGTGAGAAATTATTCTCCCCCCTGCCAAATAATTATTTCCGGTCCCGACTTGCGTCACCGGGCGAAGCGGTTCACGGCtcttattttcacaaaagtcaTAAAAAAGCTGATGCGTACGACACTGACTCAAGTCAGCTCAAGTCAAGTGACTTATCCTTGACCCGTTCGTTTGCACGGATTCATTCACGAAAACTTAGAAGTGAAAAATGGGATTTGTCTCATTATTGCGCCAAGTTACAACATTTTGCGTCGCGCAACAAAGAAAAACCAAGATGGCGACCCCAAAAGAAAAACTTCGTCGCGCAGCGCATGCTTTTGTTCGGCTAAATTTAGCCGCGTCGACGCAGGAATGTGCAGAAACCCAAAGTGCATCTTGGCGGAGGAATGTCAACTGACCGCGCGGTTAGATAACTGTTGCATAACCGATTGGGCAGTTTTGACAGCGCTCGCTTCGCTCGAGTTATGACTGCGGCGCACAAAATGGCGACTCATTAATGATAAATTGCCGCGGAGCGGCGTAGTAACGCGGGGTAAATTTTCACGAACtttcgtgcaaaaaaagttatttttggcgCACGACACGCTCGGTGTATTAAATATGGCGTCATCTTGGTGCGCGGCTCATGCGCGATCGCGGCCCGCATTCTTGGACGGGTTGGTCACCGGTGGCGGCCTCAAACGTCAAGCGGCCGGCGAGCGACGAACATGtcgcgccgccatcttggacttTCTTTTCGCATGCTAAGGAGCAGGGTTGGCAGAACCAATCATCTTCTAATTATATAAAACTGCTTTTTTTATTGGTAATATTGACGTGGGTAGGGTTGGCGAAGGGGGGAAGTGACAGCGGCGCGCGGGGGTGGATCGTGATCACGACACCACGAGTCGCGCCGGGTCGTGAGAATGAGATGGAGCACGAGTGAGAAGAATGTCTGACCGTGCTCGGCGGGGACGACCGTGCTTTGGGAGTTTCATTCATGAGATAAGTACACTATCCGGCACATTGTTGGAAGAGACGAGATGCAGTGAAAACCGCATCCCGTGCTGCTCCGTGAAAGTCTCGATAGTTTTGTTTGGTTAAGGCGAGGGAGCAGGAGCAGTAGGTTCGGTGCGGCCCGAGCGAGTGATCTAGAAATAGTACAAATAAATAGTGTGTGGATTGCGGTGAGGCCGGCCGATAGTTGTTTTTCCGGTTTATTTGTCCGGATGAAGGCATGATTGGAGTGATTTCGTACGGCAATCGACGGCGCAGATCAAACTGCTTCACCGGCAAGAAGAAGCGCTCGCCGCCGGTCGGCGTTGGCGGGGCGAAACGTGCCAAGAAGGCACGAAATGCACGCGGTGGCGGCCACGCCGGTTCGAGCACCGGCCGCGAGAAGGCGGCACTGGCACTGGCGGTAGTCAACTGTGGCTGGGAAGAAGATGAGGCGAAAACGGCGAACCGAGCAAAGTCGAGGCAACAGCAGCGCCATCGCGCAGCCGAACCGAGAACCAGCAGACGTCTGCGCTCGGCATCAGTGACAGGAGCAgaggcagcagcagtagcagcagcgaGTAAAAAACAAGAACAAGTTCGTTCGACAAGTTCGGCAAGTTTGGCCGATGGTGGAGTTGGTAGTGAAATGTGCGAAAATAATCCCGTTCCCGTTGGGGGCGGCTACGGTGGCGGTGGCGGCGGTAGGAAACGGGGTCACCAGCATCATCCACGGTTCGGCGGCAGCAGGAAGTCGAACGTGCCAGCGGAGGACGTGATTGCAGCGCTGAGAGAGGCCTTCGATGGCGGAGCAGCGATTACGACGTCGACCGTCATAGTAGGCGGCGGAGGAGGTAGTATTAGCAGCAGCTCGTCATCGTCGTCACTGCTGATTGGAGGAGGAACGGCAGGCAGCATAGTAAACACAGACATAATCATCGATGAGAATGCGAATCCCCAGCTGCTGGTGTCACAGAATGTCACCGAGGAGGACGGCGCAGAGGAGGAAGCTCAAGACAAACAAACGATGATGATGGCAATCGATGACGACGAGGATGACGTCGTCGATGATGATCTTGTAAATAATAATAGCAACAGTTTGGGCCAGGATCTCAACCCGGAAGTcggcgaggaggaggaggatgagGACCTTGAAAGTGATCTAATtaaacaaagcaaaaacaaaggcagcagcagcatcagcaatAGTCTAGTTAGTAGCGAGTTAAGCAATAGCACCACCAGCACTACGAGCAAGGTGATAGTGATAGACGACGAGGAGCTCCTCGAGCTCGACGGGGAAGTCCCGCTGCTGGAGAGTAAGCTGGAGGAGGAAGTGGCCGCCAGCGGGCCGGAGCTAGTCAAGCAAATTAGCAAGAAGCTGAAACGCAGCAAAAAGAGTCCGTCCTCGGACGATTCCAGCAGTGCGGCGAGCAGGAAAAAGTCCAGCAGTAGCaagaaatcttccaaaaattccgatggcagcagcagcggcaccACCGTTACCAAGGTCCGGAAAAAGGTCCGCTCGGCGGACAAGCTGGAGCGGGCATCCGGCGATGGGGCATCGTGCGAGGACGGCGGAAGCGGCCTGGGCGGAGGCGTCGGCGGACCAGCGGACGAGAACGACCCGGACGTGGCGGAGTGGGCCAAGCTGCGCTGCACCAGCGAGCGAACGGAGGTCATCGCCGAGCGGGAACACCGGAGGCAGAAGCGGTGCGCCGACTACCCGGGTCTGGCCTTCGGACGGTCCATCTTCAGCTCGGACACCATGATGAAGTTCAACATCATCCGGAACGAGCTGCACAACATCATGAAGACGCAGCTGAAACGGGTAATTATCGCACGACACTCGCCGATCTCATTTCGGCGCTGCCCCACATCTTCGATATCTGGTTAGCCGCGAGGCagcaaaatgttatttttagaggtgtaggaaattttccaaaaaaatatgtgtttttcttcGCCCGCTCGAACGGTACATTTCCCGCGAGAGCATCCCACACACGATCGTCCGACCGTGCGGTGTGTCTGTGTGTTATTGCTCGCGAGAACGTCGTAAAGTCGAGTTGTTTATTCGGGGAAAATTTTTCCCAACCTTCCCCCTTTCCACACCTTGCGGACCGATCTCGCCCAGATTTTCCGTTTCGCGGGCGAGAGACCTAAATTTTCGGACGGGGTGGCCATGACTTGGTGCGCGCACGATCGTGGCCTGCTTAGGTCATCGCCGAGAGAAAGAGCAGATGAGCGGCCGACCCTTTCACTGCTGCATAATCGTTGTTGCGCTCTTCCTTTGTGCTTTCTTTGTCTTGCTAGGGGAAAGGTGCTGAAATTGAGAGATTTGGCAGGGTTTTGACAGGTTGGAAGCTAACAGCTTTTATCACCAAGGTCTGCAAATTAAAGGTCTCAATCTGTCAACAAAAGAGTTACACTGATAAAAATGTCCACCCCAACTTCTTCATTTCCTCATCTTTTCTGCAAGTCACGATTTGCGCTGTTTTCTCCGAAAATCGCAGCGTGCGAGGTCAATAAATGGTCGAAGAAAGTGGcagcaaaaatcaaaacaacaaacTCTCCCAAAAATCGTAACCTGTGCTCGTTGAacgcacacactcacacgcGCACGCGTGAGTTTGAAGAAAAACTGTTAATTGGTGTATGAGATCAGCCACTGCATGAATGATGACTTCGTTGGTGATCGCGTCTGTGTGTGAGTTTGGGGAAGATGTGATATTTTTACTTGCGGTTTTTTCACTCTCTCTCGGTGCGATCGTGATTTCGgggttgtttttctttttgacaGCCGGCCAAAAGGCGAAACGCATTTTGGCGATTTGAGGCGGTGTGGTGATTCATGATCGTTTGAGAGATTTATCGGCTTTTGACGTTgggattcaaaatattttgaatcattGGGATAAACATCATGAATTTGACATGCGGTtttgttttagtgttttttaaatgaattgttAGTAAGCCAAATAATTGACAACTTTCCCCTAAACCTGCCAGGTTGCCGAAGCCTAAACGTTTAAtcaaaatgctgcaaaaacgtGTGTTCACAGGCGATAAAAAAGCACAAACCATAAACCACAAACAAGGAACCATATTTTTAGAAGGGCTCGAGTAATAAATTATTGTGCGTGTTAAATTCCCTCCCCACATGAGCCTTCCCCTCTCACTTGCTGATAAAAAAGTAGATTGCGCAACCTTCACCGCGATTTTTTGCTGTTGCATTTTGATTCAAATCGACAGCGGGGAAAAAAAGACTTGATACAAAATATATTGTCTTTTTTACTCAAGACGCGCAGACATACAAACGCCTACACACGCGGTTCGCAATTATGACTCCAGACTGCGCGTGCAGTGAACCGTCAattttggtgtgtgtgtgtgtgtgtgtgtgttttttttcttttgttcctCTTTTCTAATTTATTATCAATTGTGAACCtctcttttttctttcttggtTCGGTTCATATCTAACGCATTGAACCGCTCACATTGGATTCGTGGGTGAGATTTTCGACACGGAAAggcgaaaattttgatttttttaagtcaaaatGGCGACAAATGCAGCATCATTGTTGACAAATCGTGAATCTCATGTGTCAACTTTGATCAGTGTTGAACATTTCGTGGTCGCGCGGAAAAACCAGTAgcgaaaacggaaaaaagtgcGAAATTATCATTGCGCTTCTTCTTCGGGGTTTCAACACCGATACACGACTGTGGTacgatgatgatgtttggtgGAAAGACCACGACTAATAGAGAGTGAGCACAAAGTTGGGGAGGAAAAGAAAGAAAACCGATTACGATGATTGGGTTCGGGTTACACACGCATTTTGGTGGTGCGTTTTTTTGGGTGAAAATTGACCCTAATTTGAACATATTTATGCTGTAAGCATgttgtttaatattttattaaaataatgtaataacagaaattagaaaaataaacacTTGAGCATTTGGCCTAGTGTCACTCCGTCTGAGCGATTTAATTTTAACTCAAAAGTTTGCgtacaaaattttataatcaaaaataactttttgaaagggtttaaacaattattgttgaggctggatttaaaaattttgaaatatttttaaaatagcagaacatttcacttaatttgaaattgaaaaatttaaaaaaaattatcttaaaaattGCTAACTTGAAAtgggtgaactttatcaaaattttactaaaattaattgcaaattcaattttacatgaaaaaatttagtaaatttgttttactttttaattttttttttatttcaagtttatcAAAGATTGTTTACCCTCTCAGTAATTTTCTAAAGAGATGGCATTTTATTTCCCCTAAATCATTTCAGGACCTTTTTATAAGGTCctgtaaacaaatgtaaacatagaCTGTATCCCTCTCATACCTTATGTCAATGACCATCCGAGTAAGCGGGTtgactcaatgtttacatttgtttacagGACCTATTCAATCAAAAAGTCcagatatcgaaaaaaaaaaataactaaaattgtttattttggaaaccaaaacgaaacgaaactattggcactacgccccccggggcatggccttcctctaacgtgggatttctgctccagcgcctctgacgagacaggagaaaccgggaccgacgttttacttcaccatccgatagaagctcagtggataaggcgggaatcgaacccgcgtctcatagcatcatcgggatcggcagccgaagccgctacccctgcgccacgagacccacttgaagcaattaaaaaaatcagccattttttcattgattttttttaagtgtagttcTTACTCATACCTacaaccacagacaaacagacgggacactcgagtgccgaaccatcgtccttctaaaacggttatttcaaatgcaattttgtttcggcatccactcacccggcgctgatggcgctgctgtcgtgacagctcgcccgtcttttctcagtgtgtgtgatgtgtgtttttaagttgagcgtgagcacgtgtgaggcagcaaatgaaaacaaaacaattatgaTGGAATTCAGGAATTCTAACGGTGATTTACAATCCAGGCTTTGCTGGACAAGATTGGGGAAGTCTTGGCCAGGGTCATATGAGCGGCTGACTAGAGAGGATATACCTTTTGCCCCACTATTAACCCGGGAGGCCTCCTCAACAGCCCGCCGATGTTGAGGCAGCTGCTGAGGCACCCGATACTGCGGAGGAAGCCGGATCCTATGGTGGagtcatctccttcggagcaacctgc
Coding sequences:
- the LOC120423279 gene encoding uncharacterized protein LOC120423279 isoform X14; amino-acid sequence: MIGVISYGNRRRRSNCFTGKKKRSPPVGVGGAKRAKKARNARGGGHAGSSTGREKAALALAVVNCGWEEDEAKTANRAKSRQQQRHRAAEPRTSRRLRSASVTGAEAAAVAAASKKQEQVRSTSSASLADGGVGSEMCENNPVPVGGGYGGGGGGRKRGHQHHPRFGGSRKSNVPAEDVIAALREAFDGGAAITTSTVIVGGGGGSISSSSSSSSLLIGGGTAGSIVNTDIIIDENANPQLLVSQNVTEEDGAEEEAQDKQTMMMAIDDDEDDVVDDDLVNNNSNSLGQDLNPEVGEEEEDEDLESDLIKQSKNKGSSSISNSLVSSELSNSTTSTTSKVIVIDDEELLELDGEVPLLESKLEEEVAASGPELVKQISKKLKRSKKSPSSDDSSSAASRKKSSSSKKSSKNSDGSSSGTTVTKVRKKVRSADKLERASGDGASCEDGGSGLGGGVGGPADENDPDVAEWAKLRCTSERTEVIAEREHRRQKRCADYPGLAFGRSIFSSDTMMKFNIIRNELHNIMKTQLKRAESEVAALNRRIQLLEEDLERSEERLASATAKLSEASAAADESERARKILENRSLADEERMDALENQLKEARFMAEEADKKYDEVARKLAMVEADLERAEERAEAGEGKIVELEEELRVVGNNLKSLEVSEEKATQREETYGGQVRVLDQRLKEAEARAEFAERSVQKLQKEVDRLEDDCNKEKAKYKAIAAELDLTFADLSGY
- the LOC120423279 gene encoding uncharacterized protein LOC120423279 isoform X2 is translated as MIGVISYGNRRRRSNCFTGKKKRSPPVGVGGAKRAKKARNARGGGHAGSSTGREKAALALAVVNCGWEEDEAKTANRAKSRQQQRHRAAEPRTSRRLRSASVTGAEAAAVAAASKKQEQVRSTSSASLADGGVGSEMCENNPVPVGGGYGGGGGGRKRGHQHHPRFGGSRKSNVPAEDVIAALREAFDGGAAITTSTVIVGGGGGSISSSSSSSSLLIGGGTAGSIVNTDIIIDENANPQLLVSQNVTEEDGAEEEAQDKQTMMMAIDDDEDDVVDDDLVNNNSNSLGQDLNPEVGEEEEDEDLESDLIKQSKNKGSSSISNSLVSSELSNSTTSTTSKVIVIDDEELLELDGEVPLLESKLEEEVAASGPELVKQISKKLKRSKKSPSSDDSSSAASRKKSSSSKKSSKNSDGSSSGTTVTKVRKKVRSADKLERASGDGASCEDGGSGLGGGVGGPADENDPDVAEWAKLRCTSERTEVIAEREHRRQKRCADYPGLAFGRSIFSSDTMMKFNIIRNELHNIMKTQLKRAESEVAALNRRIQLLEEDLERSEERLASATAKLSEASAAADESERARKILENRSLADEERMDALENQLKEARFMAEEADKKYDEVARKLAMVEADLERAEERAEAGEGKIVELEEELRVVGNNLKSLEVSEEKAMASRDSVEDKIHQLNDKLTNAEARAEFAERSVQKLQKEVDRLEDELIVEKIRFAEIGDDLDFAFVDLIPGVDPIWSERRPKPKTPPPAPKVPTPPPVKEEPKVEAAAAAAVEGAPEAAAPAAEARPASPFDLQKDLPPEGAEVPYVRSASGSTPPREIVAEAAAEPPAEAAPAAEAAPAAEGEAAPAPAEGEAAAPAAEGEAPAAEAPAAEAAPAEAPAEAPAEEAAPAEAAPAAEEAPAS
- the LOC120423279 gene encoding uncharacterized protein LOC120423279 isoform X15, which gives rise to MIGVISYGNRRRRSNCFTGKKKRSPPVGVGGAKRAKKARNARGGGHAGSSTGREKAALALAVVNCGWEEDEAKTANRAKSRQQQRHRAAEPRTSRRLRSASVTGAEAAAVAAASKKQEQVRSTSSASLADGGVGSEMCENNPVPVGGGYGGGGGGRKRGHQHHPRFGGSRKSNVPAEDVIAALREAFDGGAAITTSTVIVGGGGGSISSSSSSSSLLIGGGTAGSIVNTDIIIDENANPQLLVSQNVTEEDGAEEEAQDKQTMMMAIDDDEDDVVDDDLVNNNSNSLGQDLNPEVGEEEEDEDLESDLIKQSKNKGSSSISNSLVSSELSNSTTSTTSKVIVIDDEELLELDGEVPLLESKLEEEVAASGPELVKQISKKLKRSKKSPSSDDSSSAASRKKSSSSKKSSKNSDGSSSGTTVTKVRKKVRSADKLERASGDGASCEDGGSGLGGGVGGPADENDPDVAEWAKLRCTSERTEVIAEREHRRQKRCADYPGLAFGRSIFSSDTMMKFNIIRNELHNIMKTQLKRAESEVAALNRRIQLLEEDLERSEERLASATAKLSEASAAADESERARKILENRSLADEERMDALENQLKEARFMAEEADKKYDEVARKLAMVEADLERAEERAEAGEGKIVELEEELRVVGNNLKSLEVSEEKAMASRDSVEDKIHQLNDKLTNAEARAEFAERSVQKLQKEVDRLEDDCNKEKAKYKAIAAELDLTFADLSGY
- the LOC120423279 gene encoding uncharacterized protein LOC120423279 isoform X4, with translation MIGVISYGNRRRRSNCFTGKKKRSPPVGVGGAKRAKKARNARGGGHAGSSTGREKAALALAVVNCGWEEDEAKTANRAKSRQQQRHRAAEPRTSRRLRSASVTGAEAAAVAAASKKQEQVRSTSSASLADGGVGSEMCENNPVPVGGGYGGGGGGRKRGHQHHPRFGGSRKSNVPAEDVIAALREAFDGGAAITTSTVIVGGGGGSISSSSSSSSLLIGGGTAGSIVNTDIIIDENANPQLLVSQNVTEEDGAEEEAQDKQTMMMAIDDDEDDVVDDDLVNNNSNSLGQDLNPEVGEEEEDEDLESDLIKQSKNKGSSSISNSLVSSELSNSTTSTTSKVIVIDDEELLELDGEVPLLESKLEEEVAASGPELVKQISKKLKRSKKSPSSDDSSSAASRKKSSSSKKSSKNSDGSSSGTTVTKVRKKVRSADKLERASGDGASCEDGGSGLGGGVGGPADENDPDVAEWAKLRCTSERTEVIAEREHRRQKRCADYPGLAFGRSIFSSDTMMKFNIIRNELHNIMKTQLKRAESEVAALNRRIQLLEEDLERSEERLASATAKLSEASAAADESERARKILENRSLADEERMDALENQLKEARFMAEEADKKYDEVARKLAMVEADLERAEERAEAGEGKIVELEEELRVVGNNLKSLEVSEEKATQREETYGGQVRVLDQRLKEAEARAEFAERSVQKLQKEVDRLEDELIVEKIRFAEIGDDLDFAFVDLIPGVDPIWSERRPKPKTPPPAPKVPTPPPVKEEPKVEAAAAAAVEGAPEAAAPAAEARPASPFDLQKDLPPEGAEVPYVRSASGSTPPREIVAEAAAEPPAEAAPAAEAAPAAEGEAAPAPAEGEAAAPAAEGEAPAAEAPAAEAAPAEAPAEAPAEEAAPAEAAPAAEEAPAS